The following are encoded together in the Lathyrus oleraceus cultivar Zhongwan6 chromosome 3, CAAS_Psat_ZW6_1.0, whole genome shotgun sequence genome:
- the LOC127131613 gene encoding uncharacterized protein LOC127131613 encodes MAETTERLDQIGGHVTSYMQSEIGESSVGTGPQGTMCAKNNVKKIEMESEKTPAPTNLKGENSVYDENISDGSSCSQLGWMELLRIAYNVTHDIMILYYDNLNIATMSKNHSQHSWTKYSVCCQHSIRKCVKDKFIVLKHEIQSADNKKPASMSPNTAEDSIDLEEESSEEEDDTLVHHVKPSAARKLKTRKGKTVDEMMTARTKKKTAGVGPSKSWIKVEVKKRKEKDGAAKWKFVIQRRVAVERELRKEVVEVKEVMDLIKNVGLMKIVVALP; translated from the exons ATGGCCGAAAcaactgagaggttagatcaaataggTGGACATGTGACTAGTTATATGCAGTCTGAAATTGGAGAGAGCTCTGTTGGAACTGGGCCACAAGGGACTATGTGTGCCAAGAATAATGTTAAAAAGATTGAGATGGAGAGTGAAAAGACACCTGCTCCTACAAATTTGAAAGGTGAAAATAGTGTTTATGATGAAAATATATCAGatggaagtagctgttctcaactggGTTGGATGGAACTGCTAAGaattgcatacaatgtcacacacgataTCATGAtattgtattatgacaacctgaataTTGCTACAATGTCCAAAAATCATAGTCAGCACAGTTGGACTAAGTACTCTGTTTGCTGTCAACACTCTATTAGAAAATGTGTGAAAGATAAATTCATAGTTCTAAAGCATGAAATACAATCAGCTGACAA caagaaaccagctAGCATGTCTCCTAATACTGCTGAGGATAgtattgatttggaggaagagagttcagaggAAGAGGATGACACTTTGGTTCACCATGTAAAACCAAGTGCTGCTAGGAAATTGAAGACTAGAAAAGGAAAAACTGTAGATGAAATGATGACAGCCAGGACTAAGAAGAAgactgctggtgtaggaccctctAAATCATGGATCAAGGTTGAGGTTAAGAAGAGAAAAGAAA AAGATGGCGctgcaaaatggaagtttgtcattcagaggagggtagcGGTTGAAAGAGAACTGAGAAAAGAGGTTGTTGAGGTGAAGGAAGTCATGGATTTGATCAAGAATGTTGGATTGATGAAGATTGTGGTTGCTCTGCCCTAA